A portion of the Arachis stenosperma cultivar V10309 unplaced genomic scaffold, arast.V10309.gnm1.PFL2 arast.V10309.gnm1.Scaffold_100041, whole genome shotgun sequence genome contains these proteins:
- the LOC130960024 gene encoding putative ATP synthase protein YMF19, translated as MPQLDQFTYFTQFFWFCLFLFTFYIPMCNDRDGVLRISIILKQRNQQVSNQGNKIRSNDPNSLEDILRKGFSTGGSYMYSSLFEVSQWCNAVDLKGKRRKITYISCVGEISGSRGMERNIFYLISKSSYGASSSNPGWRITCRNDIMLIHVPHGQGRIKK; from the coding sequence ATGCCTCAACTGGATCAATTCACTTATTTCACACAATTCTTCTGGTTCTGCCTTTTCCTCTTTACTTTCTATATTCCCATGTGCAATGATAGAGATGGAGTACTTAGGATCAGCATAATTCTAAAACAACGGAACCAACAGGTTTCAAACCAGGGGAACAAAATCCGGAGCAACGACCCCAACAGtttggaagatatcttgagaaAAGGTTTTAGCACCGGTGGATCCTATATGTACTCTAGTTTATTCGAAGTATCCCAATGGTGTAACGCCGTCGACTTAAAGGGAAAAAGGAGGAAAATAACTTATATCTCTTGTGTCGGAGAAATAAGTGGCTCACGAGGAATGGAAAGAAACATATTCTATTTGATCTCGAAGTCCTCATATGGCGCTTCTTCTTCCAATCCTGGATGGAGGATCACTTGTAGGAATGACATAATGCTAATCCATGTTCCACACGGCCAAGGAAGAATCAAAAAATAA
- the LOC130960023 gene encoding 60S ribosomal protein L5, mitochondrial, which yields MNSSRLLHDFLSGGNQFFSINHYTMFPLHFHYEDVSRQDPLLKLNHANVMEVPRSCEIRLVPKAPYDFIIQNGKLAMEIPRGQKLIQTHRGSTGKSFRSNPFLGSNKDKGYVSDLARQSTLRGHGMSNFSVRISTVMSLVDSPVERRLNSIQFSMETELFEFSPELEDHFEIFEHIRGFNVTIVTSANTQDETLPPWSGFLQKDEGDSE from the coding sequence ATGAATTCTTCAAGACTCCTACATGACTTTCTGTCTGGAGGGAATCAATTTTTCTCAATCAATCACTACACTATGTTTCCACTCCATTTTCATTACGAAGATGTCTCACGTCAGGATCCGTTGCTCAAACTGAATCACGCCAACGTTATGGAAGTTCCTAGATCGTGTGAAATAAGACTAGTACCAAAGGCACCCTATGATTTCATAATCCAAAATGGAAAATTGGCTATGGAGATTCCGCGCGGTCAGAAATTAATACAGACACACAGGGGTTCGACAGGAAAGTCGTTTCGATCAAATCCATTCTTGGGGTCAAATAAAGACAAAGGATATGTCAGTGACCTAGCACGACAAAGCACTCTCCGAGGGCATGGAATGTCTAATTTTTCGGTAAGAATCTCGACAGTAATGTCTCTGGTGGATTCTCCGGTCGAAAGACGGCTAAACTCAATTCAATTCTCGATGGAAACGGAGTTGTTCGAATTCTCCCCGGAACTGGAAGATCATTTCGAGATCTTCGAACATATTCGAGGGTTCAATGTGACTATTGTAACTTCGGCCAACACACAAGATGAGACTTTACCACCGTGGAGCGGCTTTTTGCAAAAAGATGAGGGAGATTCTGAGTAA